A part of Candidatus Eremiobacteraceae bacterium genomic DNA contains:
- a CDS encoding outer membrane beta-barrel protein, whose protein sequence is MKLPGFRMFSVAFIAVISIALGGLAANADPAQPAPAAAPSPAATPTPPVVLHVVLSESLALTSGVNATGSFDSSDGADHAARSNLSNAFVLLSKPQGTFQWALQGGAYSIPVVGIAGNKTIQSGANTDLFGPLPLAYVEYVPNANFNVSAGVLATLTGAESTYTYLNWNVQRGAVWNVENAVTRGVRASFTTGKLTATLGVDDGFYSGKFGAAEGALTFAPDSTDSLLFVAVIPNSTTPGNPTASIANKELLNVVFSRTRGKLQIAPYILYARSPAAAGLGYAGPESAFGGAFLANWTFSSHFSTAVRYETLHNSSTVGDPSGNADLIGYGPGSGVNTYTLTPSWTNGHTFARVDFSSVRVTSPAPGLAFGDHGAQRDQFRTMLEIGVQL, encoded by the coding sequence ATGAAACTGCCCGGCTTTCGAATGTTCTCAGTCGCGTTTATCGCTGTGATATCGATCGCGCTCGGCGGACTTGCCGCCAACGCAGATCCCGCACAGCCTGCGCCCGCAGCGGCTCCGTCGCCGGCTGCGACGCCAACGCCGCCGGTCGTTCTGCACGTGGTGTTGAGCGAATCGCTTGCGCTGACGAGCGGCGTCAACGCGACAGGCAGCTTCGATTCTTCTGACGGCGCCGATCATGCAGCTCGGTCCAATCTGAGCAATGCCTTCGTCTTGCTTTCCAAGCCGCAGGGTACTTTTCAGTGGGCGCTTCAAGGTGGAGCGTACAGCATTCCCGTCGTGGGGATCGCAGGCAATAAGACGATCCAATCGGGGGCCAATACCGATCTCTTCGGGCCGTTGCCGCTCGCCTACGTCGAATACGTGCCGAACGCCAACTTCAATGTGAGCGCGGGCGTGCTCGCGACACTGACCGGCGCGGAATCCACATACACGTATCTGAACTGGAATGTTCAGCGCGGCGCCGTCTGGAACGTGGAGAACGCCGTCACTCGAGGAGTTCGTGCGTCGTTCACAACCGGCAAGCTCACCGCCACGCTCGGCGTTGATGATGGTTTCTATTCCGGCAAGTTCGGCGCGGCCGAAGGCGCGTTGACATTTGCGCCGGACTCTACGGACTCGCTGCTGTTCGTCGCCGTCATTCCGAATAGCACGACACCGGGGAATCCGACGGCATCCATCGCGAACAAAGAATTGCTGAACGTCGTCTTCTCGCGCACGCGCGGCAAGCTTCAGATCGCGCCATACATCTTGTACGCGCGCTCGCCCGCTGCTGCCGGGCTAGGCTACGCGGGACCCGAAAGCGCGTTCGGCGGAGCATTCCTGGCGAACTGGACTTTCAGCAGCCATTTCAGCACCGCGGTACGCTACGAAACGCTGCACAATTCCAGCACGGTCGGCGACCCGAGCGGCAATGCGGATCTCATCGGCTACGGACCCGGGAGCGGCGTGAATACGTATACGTTAACACCCAGTTGGACCAACGGCCACACTTTTGCACGCGTAGATTTTTCCAGCGTGCGGGTCACGAGCCCGGCACCTGGCCTTGCATTTGGCGATCACGGCGCGCAGCGCGATCAGTTCCGCACGATGCTGGAAATCGGCGTTCAATTGTAG
- a CDS encoding HAMP domain-containing sensor histidine kinase, with protein sequence MKPQYIPYACAVLLIAAFAIDMLTPQLFVAAILLNAPVALTSFAFDRKLTGRIVVAALVANLAAGWYNGYRDRHYDPIAIEDRVLAALSCILVGALSIGTQRAARGAAELEARQRQARRERTLRESFETMRSSVNREIVLRSTAREAIRVLQADAAVVFARHDGLSLDEQYLAESGIREVDLRRARPAPELASVLTRAAESGQAVALDAADPMSRFVLDTLGAARGIAVPLGGRDNQQGALVVLRRNAEEPFDSDAADLALTFADEAAAAIAQANLFLELAAKNEQLAQANAAAVERSEVIRDIVYALSHDLRTPLSAARITMRQALNGAFGDMPPAYVEILKRTIASNDELQRLAETLLVVARYESGEASPARTSVDLSRLADDVVSELEPLWRSESIVVARSGSEAAVTVVGDESELRRVAVNLIANAVISTPAGGHVAVAVESDGREASFSVDDDGYGVPEAQRPMLFQRFSPGARHGAGSGLGLYIVRRIAESHGGRASYQARDPRGSRFTVSLPVESADVARA encoded by the coding sequence TTGAAGCCGCAATACATTCCCTATGCGTGCGCGGTCCTATTGATCGCCGCATTTGCTATCGATATGCTGACGCCGCAATTGTTCGTCGCGGCCATCCTCTTGAATGCCCCGGTTGCGCTGACCAGTTTTGCGTTCGATAGGAAGCTCACTGGGAGAATCGTCGTCGCCGCGCTCGTGGCCAACCTCGCTGCGGGGTGGTACAACGGCTATCGAGATCGACACTACGATCCGATCGCGATCGAGGATCGTGTTTTAGCCGCGTTATCTTGCATATTGGTCGGCGCGCTGAGCATTGGCACGCAGCGCGCAGCGCGCGGCGCTGCGGAACTCGAAGCGCGTCAGCGCCAAGCACGTCGTGAGCGGACGCTTCGCGAATCGTTTGAAACGATGCGCTCATCTGTCAATCGTGAGATTGTGCTTCGCTCAACCGCGCGCGAGGCTATCCGCGTTCTTCAAGCGGATGCTGCGGTCGTGTTCGCGCGTCACGACGGCTTATCACTCGACGAACAATATCTAGCGGAGAGCGGGATACGCGAGGTGGACCTGCGGCGCGCGCGGCCAGCGCCCGAGCTCGCCTCAGTTCTCACGCGAGCCGCCGAATCCGGTCAAGCCGTGGCGCTCGATGCCGCCGATCCCATGAGCCGTTTCGTGCTCGACACGCTCGGCGCGGCGCGCGGCATTGCGGTGCCGCTGGGCGGCAGAGACAACCAGCAGGGCGCGCTGGTGGTCTTGCGGCGCAACGCAGAGGAACCGTTCGATTCGGATGCCGCCGATCTCGCGTTGACGTTCGCCGACGAAGCCGCCGCCGCCATCGCGCAAGCAAACCTTTTCCTTGAGCTCGCCGCGAAGAACGAGCAGCTCGCCCAGGCCAATGCGGCTGCCGTCGAGCGCAGCGAGGTGATCCGGGATATCGTGTACGCGCTCTCCCATGACCTGCGCACTCCGCTCAGCGCAGCTCGGATCACGATGAGGCAAGCGCTCAACGGCGCGTTTGGCGACATGCCGCCGGCGTACGTCGAGATCCTCAAGCGCACAATCGCCTCCAACGATGAATTGCAGCGCCTTGCAGAAACGCTGCTCGTCGTCGCACGCTACGAATCGGGAGAGGCCTCGCCTGCTCGAACGAGCGTGGATCTCTCGAGGCTCGCGGACGACGTCGTCTCGGAGCTCGAGCCGCTCTGGCGCTCGGAAAGCATCGTGGTTGCCCGGTCGGGCAGCGAGGCCGCGGTGACCGTCGTCGGCGATGAAAGCGAGCTGCGCCGCGTCGCGGTGAACCTGATCGCCAACGCGGTCATCTCAACGCCTGCGGGCGGGCACGTTGCCGTCGCCGTCGAGTCCGATGGCCGTGAGGCGAGCTTTTCAGTTGATGACGACGGGTATGGCGTGCCGGAAGCCCAACGGCCCATGCTCTTCCAACGTTTTTCACCGGGCGCCCGCCATGGCGCCGGCTCCGGGTTGGGACTGTACATAGTTCGCCGCATCGCCGAAAGCCACGGCGGACGGGCGTCGTATCAAGCTCGCGATCCGCGCGGCTCCCGATTCACGGTGAGCTTGCCCGTGGAATCCGCGGATGTGGCTCGTGCCTGA
- a CDS encoding DUF4760 domain-containing protein — MSSFDNLIPVMSTVIAFATVIFTTMMMARQTREMRHERNALALIEAIDGLSAPDVVKAFEELRGIEKRYLTDADFRSRFVGSEDERALFVVGQFIETVACLARREVLDVTLIVDAVGLLLRTRWETIRPFIERYRTAEGNPYVYENFEWLARYSAWWKDVPRPRHPNYDPAQFGMVGTE; from the coding sequence ATGAGCTCTTTCGACAATCTCATCCCCGTCATGTCCACGGTGATCGCCTTCGCCACCGTGATCTTCACGACGATGATGATGGCGCGTCAGACGCGGGAGATGAGGCACGAACGAAACGCCCTTGCGTTGATCGAAGCGATCGACGGTCTTTCGGCCCCGGACGTGGTGAAGGCGTTCGAAGAACTTCGCGGCATCGAGAAACGATATCTCACCGATGCCGACTTCCGTTCGCGCTTTGTGGGATCGGAGGACGAGCGAGCGCTGTTCGTCGTGGGTCAATTCATCGAGACGGTGGCGTGTTTAGCCCGGCGCGAGGTGCTCGACGTGACGCTCATCGTGGATGCCGTGGGATTGTTGCTTCGAACCCGGTGGGAGACCATCCGGCCGTTCATCGAGCGCTATCGCACCGCAGAAGGCAATCCGTACGTCTACGAAAACTTCGAGTGGCTCGCGCGCTACAGCGCGTGGTGGAAGGACGTTCCCCGGCCCAGACATCCCAACTACGATCCTGCGCAATTCGGGATGGTGGGCACGGAATAG
- a CDS encoding response regulator transcription factor, translating to MPDRIRVLVIEDHALTRAGLVTALDVDPSFEVVGEAADGPAGYDLAKELAPDVAVIDIGLPGEDGIALTRRIRRDLIKTRVVILTMHDLEDEVIAALAAGADAYCLKTSRTERVLEAVRIAAEGGAYFDPQVAHVVLRELGRPATPVKAAASPLTPRETQVLQLIADGNSNAEIADRLAIGLGTVKGHIRDILEKLAVADRTQAAVEAFRRGLI from the coding sequence GTGCCTGACCGCATCCGCGTATTGGTGATAGAGGATCATGCGCTTACGCGCGCAGGACTTGTCACCGCGCTCGATGTCGATCCGTCGTTTGAAGTCGTCGGCGAAGCAGCCGATGGGCCGGCGGGTTACGACCTCGCAAAAGAACTAGCTCCCGACGTCGCGGTCATCGACATCGGCTTGCCCGGCGAAGACGGCATCGCTCTGACGCGCCGGATCCGGCGCGATCTAATCAAAACGCGAGTCGTCATCCTCACCATGCACGACCTCGAAGACGAGGTCATTGCCGCGCTCGCGGCCGGCGCCGATGCATATTGCCTGAAGACATCGCGAACTGAACGGGTGTTGGAAGCCGTGCGCATCGCGGCCGAGGGCGGCGCCTATTTCGATCCGCAAGTGGCGCACGTGGTGTTGCGCGAGCTCGGGCGCCCGGCGACCCCCGTCAAAGCCGCAGCATCGCCGCTCACACCGCGAGAGACGCAAGTGCTGCAGCTCATCGCCGACGGAAATTCCAATGCGGAGATCGCCGATCGGCTCGCCATCGGTCTCGGTACGGTCAAGGGACATATACGCGACATTTTGGAAAAGCTCGCGGTAGCCGACCGTACCCAAGCCGCGGTGGAGGCCTTCCGCCGCGGACTGATCTAG
- the kdpB gene encoding potassium-transporting ATPase subunit KdpB — protein MITQRRIDRRPRARALFDQTIIIRAVRDSFAKLDPRWQARNPVMFICEIGALVTLGFFLRALRSHGPAGFDFAISIWLWFTVLFANFAEAVAEGRGKAQAEFLRRTKTDTMARRVVAGREESVPATSLRKDDIFAVIAGELIAADGDVIEGAASVDESAITGESAPVIREGGGDRSAVTGGTRVLSDRIVVRVTSNPGETFLDRMIALVEGASRQKTPNEIALSILLSGLTIIFLIAVATLSPFSLYAGTAQSVTVLIALLVCLIPTTIGGLLSAIGIAGMDRVLQRNVLAMSGRAVEAAGDVDTLLLDKTGTITLGNRRATEIICAPGVTDIVAARAALMSSIPDETPEGRSIVTLAGPRPEDGQAASAADVDVQSLVPEGSTFVPFSAYTRLSGLDLPGGGAIRKGAPDAVRAWVRERTGESTVVLADEVERVARSGGTPLLLADDQRILGVIHLKDILKPNMAERFTRLRAMGIRTIMITGDNPLTAATIAREAGVDDFLAEATPETKMALIKREQESGRLVAMTGDGTNDAPALAQADVGVAMNTGTQAAKEAANMVDLDSDPTKLIEVVEIGKQLLMTRGALTTFSIANDVAKYFAILPAMFAVAYPAMNALNIMRLTTPQSAILAAVIFNALIIVALIPLALRGVVYRPRGADAVLRTNVLVYGIGGIIVPFVGIKLIDLLLAAFHLT, from the coding sequence ATGATTACGCAACGCCGAATCGATCGCCGCCCGAGAGCCCGCGCGCTCTTCGACCAGACCATTATCATTCGAGCAGTCCGGGATTCTTTTGCTAAACTCGACCCGCGCTGGCAGGCGCGCAATCCCGTCATGTTCATCTGCGAGATCGGCGCGCTGGTCACGCTCGGTTTTTTTCTTCGGGCCCTACGTTCACACGGTCCAGCGGGTTTTGATTTCGCGATCTCGATCTGGCTCTGGTTCACGGTATTATTCGCAAATTTCGCTGAGGCCGTGGCCGAGGGCCGCGGCAAAGCCCAAGCCGAATTTTTGCGCCGCACGAAGACTGATACGATGGCGCGGCGCGTGGTCGCGGGACGCGAAGAGTCGGTGCCAGCGACATCGCTTCGAAAAGACGACATCTTCGCCGTCATCGCCGGTGAATTGATCGCGGCGGACGGCGACGTGATCGAGGGCGCAGCGTCCGTCGACGAGTCGGCGATCACCGGAGAATCCGCTCCGGTGATCCGAGAGGGTGGCGGAGATCGCAGCGCCGTGACCGGCGGGACGCGCGTCCTCTCGGACCGCATCGTCGTGCGGGTGACCTCGAATCCGGGTGAAACCTTCTTGGACCGAATGATTGCTCTCGTCGAGGGCGCGTCGCGCCAGAAGACGCCGAACGAGATCGCTCTTTCTATTCTGCTTTCCGGTCTTACGATAATTTTCTTGATCGCGGTGGCGACACTATCACCGTTTTCGCTTTACGCGGGTACTGCTCAGTCGGTTACGGTTCTAATCGCGCTCCTCGTCTGCCTCATCCCGACGACGATCGGCGGCCTTCTCTCCGCCATCGGCATCGCGGGCATGGATCGCGTGCTCCAACGAAATGTTCTGGCGATGAGCGGCCGCGCGGTGGAGGCGGCCGGCGACGTGGACACTTTGTTGCTTGATAAGACCGGGACTATCACGCTCGGCAACCGGCGTGCGACCGAGATCATCTGCGCGCCCGGTGTTACAGATATAGTCGCGGCGCGCGCGGCGTTGATGTCATCGATCCCGGACGAGACGCCCGAAGGCCGGTCAATCGTGACTCTGGCTGGTCCTCGACCTGAAGATGGCCAGGCGGCCAGCGCGGCGGATGTCGATGTGCAGTCGCTCGTTCCGGAAGGCTCGACGTTTGTTCCGTTCAGCGCATATACACGCTTGAGTGGGCTCGATTTGCCTGGCGGCGGTGCGATCCGCAAAGGCGCGCCGGACGCTGTCCGGGCCTGGGTACGGGAGCGGACGGGCGAGAGCACCGTCGTCCTCGCGGACGAAGTGGAACGCGTCGCCCGGTCGGGCGGCACGCCGCTGTTGCTCGCCGACGACCAGCGGATCCTTGGAGTTATCCATCTCAAGGACATCCTCAAGCCGAACATGGCCGAGCGCTTCACTCGGTTGCGCGCTATGGGCATCCGCACGATAATGATCACGGGCGACAACCCGCTGACCGCGGCGACGATCGCGCGCGAGGCTGGCGTGGATGATTTTCTCGCAGAGGCCACGCCCGAGACCAAGATGGCGCTGATCAAGCGCGAGCAAGAATCCGGGCGACTGGTTGCGATGACCGGTGACGGTACGAATGACGCGCCGGCGCTCGCGCAGGCCGATGTCGGCGTGGCTATGAATACGGGCACGCAAGCCGCCAAAGAAGCCGCAAACATGGTAGATCTCGATTCGGATCCGACCAAGCTCATCGAAGTCGTCGAGATCGGCAAACAGCTTTTGATGACGCGCGGCGCGCTAACGACATTCTCGATCGCCAACGACGTGGCGAAGTACTTCGCGATATTGCCGGCGATGTTCGCAGTCGCGTATCCTGCGATGAATGCGTTGAACATCATGCGTCTCACGACTCCGCAGAGCGCGATACTCGCTGCTGTGATCTTCAATGCGCTCATCATCGTGGCGCTGATACCGCTGGCACTGCGAGGTGTGGTATATCGCCCGAGGGGCGCCGACGCGGTGCTGCGCACAAACGTGCTCGTTTACGGCATTGGCGGCATCATAGTGCCGTTCGTAGGTATCAAGCTTATCGACCTACTACTCGCCGCGTTCCATCTCACGTGA
- the kdpC gene encoding potassium-transporting ATPase subunit KdpC, whose product MKLQTIKDDTIRHLGHAAAYTAVTVILLGILYPLAMTGVSELLFPAQAKGSIVYRNGQAIGSDIIGQLWTRPQYFHGRPSAAGSGYDPTSTSGTNLGPTSKKLIDATAATIKTLTKENPDATMPVPMDLVTSSGSGIDPDISPEAAFYQSPRVAKARHLTVEAVDAVVTLHIMPRTFGFLGEPHVNVMQLNLALDGQK is encoded by the coding sequence ATGAAACTGCAGACAATTAAGGACGACACGATTCGCCATCTCGGCCACGCCGCAGCCTATACGGCCGTCACCGTGATCTTGCTGGGCATCCTGTATCCGCTAGCAATGACAGGTGTGTCGGAACTCCTCTTCCCGGCGCAGGCGAAGGGCTCGATCGTGTACCGCAACGGTCAAGCCATCGGATCGGATATCATTGGCCAACTGTGGACCAGGCCGCAGTACTTTCATGGGCGCCCCTCCGCCGCAGGCAGCGGATACGATCCGACGTCGACGAGCGGCACTAACCTCGGCCCCACGTCGAAGAAGTTGATCGACGCCACTGCGGCTACGATCAAGACGTTGACGAAAGAAAACCCCGACGCGACGATGCCGGTCCCGATGGATCTCGTGACAAGCAGCGGCAGCGGCATCGACCCGGACATCAGCCCCGAAGCCGCGTTCTATCAGTCTCCGCGAGTGGCGAAGGCGCGCCACTTGACCGTTGAGGCGGTGGACGCAGTAGTTACGCTGCACATCATGCCGCGTACATTTGGATTCTTGGGGGAGCCGCACGTGAACGTCATGCAATTGAACCTAGCTTTGGACGGACAAAAATGA
- a CDS encoding diguanylate cyclase produces the protein MLAIVGVLARSWIAYQTTTTAVRQAEAAYEARRQVLTVLTDLLDQETGMRGYMSTKQRSYLAPFTAASGRIEADFALAFKSSETANAQSIEPTLLDAESNYKQWLGHVAAPLVAGSSIRDAAGLQSQGKSLMDRMRSDIAHALDVLDDKSASYSRHTQEQLRFGAIVSVLIGLALCSAIAFMLGIQRRIEGERDRFVNSAQDMFVVAGMNGHFLDVNPATERILGRTRAELLKKPFISFVHPDDVARTIEAVKSLSTGQSLVGFRNRYQAADGTYRWMCWNSVPDVRRRITYASGRDETDRVAFEMERDQLAYNDLVTGLPNRASFLTRTSRALAAAHAAQTELAVILFDLDGFKAVNDAYGHSAGDAVLRELAQRVRSVLREADLVARIGGDEFTILLQAHVGSLDVDIAVRKIESTFCEPLRVLGHEMQVNASIGVARYPQDGDTTEALLARADEAMYRAKRLAGHALP, from the coding sequence GTGCTTGCGATTGTCGGCGTGCTCGCGCGCTCGTGGATCGCCTACCAAACCACAACGACGGCTGTCCGTCAAGCAGAAGCGGCGTATGAAGCTCGCCGCCAAGTCCTTACCGTTCTAACGGATCTTCTCGATCAGGAGACCGGCATGCGCGGTTATATGAGCACAAAACAGCGCTCATACCTCGCTCCATTCACCGCAGCAAGCGGACGGATAGAAGCCGATTTTGCTCTGGCTTTCAAATCGTCAGAAACGGCCAATGCGCAGAGCATCGAGCCGACGCTTCTCGACGCCGAATCCAATTACAAGCAATGGCTCGGACACGTCGCGGCGCCGCTCGTGGCTGGATCGAGCATTCGCGATGCTGCCGGCTTGCAATCCCAAGGCAAATCCCTCATGGATCGCATGCGCTCCGATATCGCTCATGCCCTAGACGTCCTTGATGACAAGTCGGCTTCGTATTCCAGACATACCCAAGAACAACTCAGGTTCGGCGCGATTGTCAGCGTTCTCATCGGATTGGCGCTTTGCTCGGCTATCGCGTTCATGTTAGGGATTCAGCGCCGGATCGAAGGCGAACGCGACCGCTTCGTCAACAGCGCTCAGGATATGTTCGTCGTGGCCGGCATGAATGGCCATTTCTTGGATGTGAATCCCGCCACTGAGCGCATATTGGGCCGGACGCGCGCAGAGCTCCTGAAAAAACCGTTCATATCGTTCGTCCATCCCGATGACGTGGCGCGCACGATCGAAGCGGTGAAGAGTCTGAGCACCGGCCAGTCGCTCGTGGGCTTTCGAAATAGATATCAAGCTGCGGATGGAACGTATCGTTGGATGTGCTGGAACTCTGTTCCAGACGTTCGACGGCGAATCACCTATGCTAGCGGTCGCGACGAGACGGATCGTGTGGCGTTTGAGATGGAGCGCGACCAGCTAGCCTACAACGATCTGGTCACGGGCTTGCCGAATCGGGCATCATTCCTCACAAGAACCTCGCGCGCGTTGGCTGCCGCACATGCGGCACAGACGGAACTCGCCGTCATCTTGTTCGATCTGGATGGGTTCAAGGCCGTGAACGACGCGTACGGGCACTCCGCCGGCGATGCGGTGCTGCGCGAGCTGGCGCAGCGGGTCCGATCCGTGCTTCGCGAGGCCGATCTCGTCGCACGGATCGGCGGCGATGAATTCACCATTCTGTTGCAGGCGCACGTGGGATCGCTCGACGTCGACATCGCCGTCCGCAAGATCGAAAGCACCTTTTGCGAGCCGCTCCGCGTTCTTGGCCACGAGATGCAAGTAAATGCCAGCATCGGCGTCGCTCGATATCCGCAAGACGGGGATACGACCGAAGCCTTGCTCGCGCGTGCGGATGAAGCCATGTATCGGGCCAAACGGTTGGCCGGCCACGCCTTGCCCTGA
- the kdpA gene encoding potassium-transporting ATPase subunit KdpA, which produces MTIVGWLQALVFFGIVVLCTKPIGAYMARVFAGERTFLTPLLAPAESAIFRVCRIDPAKEMSAVTYLFAVLALSAVGLLYLYLLLRTQAYLPLNPQNLPNLAPSLAWNTAVSFTTNTNWQFYSGESTMSYLSQMAGLAWHNFVSAGAGIAIAIAVIRGVCRTDRKTVGNFWADMTRALLYVLLPISVVGGLWLCWQGVPQNFHAYQNVVSIEGFKQAITGGPMASQEVIKELGTNGGGFVNANSASPNENPTPLTNLFEMLLIFLIGAGLTYTYGRHAKDTRQGWALFAAMSILFFAGFSVAYAAESAGNPIVHALGTAGGNMEGKECRFGVGASALFATVTTDTSCGAVNAMHDSFTPLGGLVPLADLQLGEVVFGGVGTGLYGMVLFVVLTVFIAGLMVGRTPEYLGKKIDRRQVQLAILGALVLPIFALIPVAISVLVPAGTATLGNNGVHGFSELLYGFASTTENNGSAFAGLGPNMYFNVFMGIVMLCGRFLFLIPALMLAGSLAGQPRAPETIGTFTTYSPIFVGLLIGVIIIVGALTFFPADALGPIVEQLRMILGQVQ; this is translated from the coding sequence ATGACAATCGTCGGCTGGCTTCAGGCCCTGGTATTTTTCGGCATCGTGGTTCTGTGCACGAAACCAATCGGTGCATACATGGCACGCGTCTTCGCGGGCGAGCGGACGTTTCTCACGCCGCTGTTGGCCCCGGCCGAAAGCGCGATATTCCGCGTATGCCGGATAGACCCCGCGAAGGAGATGTCCGCAGTCACCTACCTTTTCGCGGTCCTCGCCCTGAGCGCAGTGGGGCTACTCTATTTGTACCTCTTGCTGCGCACCCAGGCGTACTTGCCGCTCAATCCGCAGAATCTCCCAAATCTAGCCCCAAGCTTAGCTTGGAATACCGCCGTCTCTTTCACGACAAACACGAATTGGCAATTCTACTCCGGCGAGAGCACGATGAGCTATCTCTCGCAGATGGCGGGTCTCGCCTGGCACAATTTCGTCTCGGCCGGAGCAGGCATCGCGATCGCGATAGCCGTGATCCGTGGAGTGTGTCGAACTGATCGTAAAACCGTCGGCAACTTCTGGGCTGACATGACCCGCGCGCTCTTGTACGTGCTGCTTCCGATAAGTGTTGTCGGCGGATTGTGGCTTTGTTGGCAGGGCGTTCCCCAAAACTTCCACGCGTACCAAAATGTTGTATCGATCGAAGGATTCAAACAGGCAATCACCGGTGGCCCGATGGCATCGCAAGAAGTCATCAAGGAGCTTGGTACTAACGGCGGCGGCTTCGTGAACGCCAACTCTGCGTCGCCTAATGAGAATCCGACGCCGTTGACGAACCTCTTTGAAATGCTGCTCATATTCCTGATCGGAGCCGGCCTGACGTACACGTACGGCCGCCACGCCAAAGACACGAGACAGGGCTGGGCCCTTTTCGCCGCGATGTCGATACTCTTTTTCGCCGGATTCTCCGTCGCCTACGCGGCAGAATCCGCAGGCAATCCGATCGTACACGCGCTGGGCACAGCGGGCGGCAACATGGAGGGGAAGGAATGCCGATTCGGCGTCGGCGCCTCGGCGCTCTTCGCCACCGTCACCACGGATACGTCGTGCGGCGCCGTCAATGCTATGCACGACTCGTTCACGCCCCTCGGCGGACTCGTGCCACTCGCCGATCTTCAACTTGGCGAAGTGGTTTTCGGCGGCGTCGGAACCGGGCTGTACGGCATGGTCTTGTTCGTGGTTTTGACGGTGTTCATCGCGGGACTCATGGTCGGACGAACGCCGGAATACTTGGGCAAGAAAATCGACCGGCGCCAAGTGCAGCTCGCGATTCTCGGTGCGCTTGTTCTGCCGATCTTCGCGCTCATTCCGGTCGCAATTTCGGTGCTCGTGCCCGCCGGAACTGCCACACTTGGCAACAACGGCGTTCATGGATTCTCCGAACTGCTCTATGGATTCGCCTCAACCACCGAAAACAACGGCAGCGCCTTCGCTGGTCTTGGTCCGAATATGTACTTCAACGTGTTTATGGGCATCGTCATGTTGTGCGGCCGCTTCCTCTTCCTGATCCCGGCATTGATGCTTGCCGGTTCGCTCGCCGGCCAGCCGCGAGCGCCGGAAACGATCGGCACATTCACGACCTATTCGCCGATCTTCGTCGGCTTGCTCATCGGCGTCATCATCATCGTAGGCGCGCTCACGTTCTTCCCGGCCGATGCGCTCGGGCCGATCGTTGAACAGCTCCGAATGATTCTAGGACAGGTTCAATAG